The DNA sequence TGACGCAAATACTAAGAAACCTTTCGCACCTGTTACTAACCTTCTATTGAGTAAAAAGAAATAGATGAAAAATGTTATCGGTAGAAAGAAAAATATGTACTCGTAGCTGTTAAATAGCATCTATTATCCTAAACGATATATTTACCAAATTTGTTTGTAAAAAAATGAAGTAATCCAATAAACTTAGCACGTAATTTTGCGCCTTTTTGATCTTCATATAAAAGGATCTTTGTTACTTCATGAATAAACAGGATGTTGAGAATTTTTAACATATTTAATTCTTTTGGAAAATACTTGCCGTATTTACTTGAAAGATATAAATAATTCCTAGCAAAGTAATAAGTTCTTTGAGGATTGTGTTCTCTTTTTGCTCTAGTTTTTTTAGTAAATAGATTTTTTCTTAAAAATACTGTTCCTAATGCATGCTTGACAAAGATATTTGGAAAATATAGAACTTTGAAATTATGTATTTGTGCTTTTATACAATAGTCATAATCAACAAGATCAATAAAGAGTTTGTCTTCAAATTTTCCAATTTTTTCAAATAGTTTTAAATTCAATAGGTTAGCTGATGTAATAGCAGAGAATTTTTCTTCATAACTGCATATAGCTTCATTTGGAATTTCCATCTCTTCATTATAATTAGTGTTTGCACTTAAGATCGCTATCTCATCAGTGTTTTTTAAATTTTCTAGACATGACAAGTAATGAGAAAAATTAATAAATCTGCTATCTTGATCCATTGTTAAGATCCAATCATAACCATCTTCTAAAGCTTTATTACATCCAATGTTTAGAGCTGTCGCTATACCTAGATTGTCATGATTATTGATATATTCTATATTTTGAAAAGTATCCAATATTTTTTGTATAAGTGTTTGGTTGTGCACTGTAGAATTGTCAACTATAATTAATGAACCTACATGTGCAACGTATGAAGAAATATTTTCAAAAATATCATCTTCAGGGTTGAATAAAACAACACATGCAGCAACTTTAGTTCTTTCCATATTTTTCCAAGTACCAATCTATAGTTTTCACAATACCAGTATCAAAGTTTTCATCAGCTTTCCAACCAAGAGTATTTTCCAGTTTTGTAGCATCTATTGCATAACGGCGGTCATGTCCTGCTCTATCTTCTACGAAAGTAATTAACTCTTTATAACTTTTACTATCTTGTGGTACTTTTTCATCTAATATTGTACAAATA is a window from the Sulfurimonas sp. C5 genome containing:
- a CDS encoding glycosyltransferase, which codes for MERTKVAACVVLFNPEDDIFENISSYVAHVGSLIIVDNSTVHNQTLIQKILDTFQNIEYINNHDNLGIATALNIGCNKALEDGYDWILTMDQDSRFINFSHYLSCLENLKNTDEIAILSANTNYNEEMEIPNEAICSYEEKFSAITSANLLNLKLFEKIGKFEDKLFIDLVDYDYCIKAQIHNFKVLYFPNIFVKHALGTVFLRKNLFTKKTRAKREHNPQRTYYFARNYLYLSSKYGKYFPKELNMLKILNILFIHEVTKILLYEDQKGAKLRAKFIGLLHFFTNKFGKYIV